A window of Clostridia bacterium contains these coding sequences:
- a CDS encoding ubiquitin-like domain-containing protein codes for MESSTEGVQGSKLIKALIITLIVVTLISAFIIITLKNAKKEVEVVDNGQSIQVTTTEKTVEDLIGSLDIELKPGDRVVPSMSTELEDSTRVQIIRAKEVEITADGETFKIYSTEDTVSETLKQANVELSDMDKVNMALDARVYNGCNIQVVRVTQEELKDHESIGYKVVVKKNTSMDKGDTKVIQKGEEGKLERRYLVTYEDGVAVDRELISEQVVAKPVDRIVEEGTIETFYTSRGEKVRYDRSITMVATAYTAGKESTGKSSGDSGYGRTSTGMRVRHGVVAVDPRVIRLGTRLYISGYGFAIAADTGGAIKGNRIDLYMDSLSKARSFGRKKVEVYILR; via the coding sequence ATGGAGTCTAGTACAGAGGGTGTCCAAGGGAGCAAGTTGATTAAAGCTCTGATAATCACCCTTATAGTGGTTACTTTGATATCTGCCTTTATCATTATAACTTTGAAGAATGCAAAGAAAGAAGTAGAAGTTGTAGATAACGGTCAGAGCATTCAGGTAACAACGACTGAAAAAACTGTGGAGGATCTGATTGGCAGTCTTGATATTGAATTAAAACCTGGCGATCGCGTAGTTCCTTCCATGAGTACAGAACTGGAAGATAGTACTAGAGTACAAATAATAAGAGCAAAAGAAGTGGAAATAACAGCGGATGGCGAGACGTTTAAAATATATTCTACTGAGGATACTGTATCCGAAACATTAAAACAGGCAAATGTGGAGCTCAGCGACATGGATAAAGTGAATATGGCATTGGATGCTAGAGTGTACAATGGCTGTAACATCCAAGTTGTCAGAGTTACACAGGAAGAATTGAAAGACCATGAATCTATAGGATATAAGGTTGTTGTAAAGAAAAATACATCCATGGATAAAGGAGACACAAAGGTTATCCAAAAGGGAGAAGAAGGTAAGCTGGAGAGAAGATATTTGGTAACTTACGAAGATGGAGTAGCGGTTGATCGGGAGCTTATTTCAGAGCAAGTTGTAGCAAAGCCGGTTGATAGAATAGTCGAGGAAGGTACCATAGAAACCTTCTATACATCCAGGGGAGAAAAGGTAAGATACGATAGATCAATTACAATGGTTGCTACTGCTTATACTGCAGGCAAAGAGAGCACCGGCAAGAGTTCGGGAGATAGTGGATATGGTAGAACGAGTACCGGGATGAGAGTAAGACACGGAGTAGTTGCAGTAGATCCTAGGGTCATAAGGTTGGGTACAAGACTTTATATATCCGGTTATGGATTTGCGATTGCTGCAGATACCGGGGGTGCAATCAAAGGAAATAGGATCGACCTGTATATGGATAGCCTGAGCAAGGCCAGATCTTTTGGTAGAAAGAAAGTAGAAGTTTATATTCTGAGATAG